Proteins from a genomic interval of Oreochromis aureus strain Israel breed Guangdong linkage group 6, ZZ_aureus, whole genome shotgun sequence:
- the zgc:195282 gene encoding cysteine-rich protein 1, with product MVGYCPICGKPVYFGEKKRSLGRDYHPLCLKCQKCNRQLTPGQHAEYDEKPYCTHCYLKMFGPRGNR from the exons ATGGTAGGCTACTGTCCAATTTGTGGGAAGCCTGTCTACTTTG GTGAGAAGAAGAGGTCCTTAGGGAGAGACTACCATCCTCTGTGTCTGAAGTGTCAGAAGTGTAACAGACAGCTCACCCCTGGACAACATGCTGAG TATGATGAGAAGCCATACTGTACACACTGCTATCTGAAGATGTTTGGACCGAGAG GTAACAGGTAA